In the genome of Coturnix japonica isolate 7356 chromosome Z, Coturnix japonica 2.1, whole genome shotgun sequence, one region contains:
- the CCDC152 gene encoding coiled-coil domain-containing protein 152: protein MKKINVVNLDKLLDNFSEIEKKISEINEANKLLVLQLENSNRMLTLSQSREESVKEECTTLRNVIKGLTQTLENQCNIKDENDRLKANIHVLEDKLKASEQEYKDEIEKLTIEIQNKEEDHKSEIAQLSCTMRKKSDAKEMEYKEQIEKKEMEILELTRQLKTQDEEKQNEIIKLQIEFNAKLARVQNKTTKSFSDASVLPQSIYRRKLQHLQEEKNKEIEILRNTIRDLEQRLNKVQDLSLKRRRF from the exons atgaagaaaatcaatgtGGTGAATCTTGATAAACTTTTAGACAACTTCTCAGAGATAGAAAAG aaaatttcagaaattaatgAAGCAAACAAACTATTAGTTCTTCAGCTGGAAAATTCTAACAGGATGTTAACATTAAGCCAATCAAGGGAGGAATCGGTAAAAGAAG AATGTACTACTCTACGGAATGTGATAAAGGGTCTCACACAAACTCTTGAAAACCAGTGTAAcataaaag aTGAAAACGACAGACTGAAGGCAAACATTCATGTCTTGGAAGATAAATTAAAGGCTTCTGAACAG GAGTATAAAGATGAGATTGAGAAACTCACAAtagaaattcaaaacaaagaggaagacCACAAATCAGAAATAGCACAGTTGAGCTGcaccatgaggaaaaaat CTGATGCAAAAGAGATGGAGTACAAGGAACagatagagaaaaaagaaatggaaatattggAGCTGACTAGACAGCTGAAAACTCAAgatgaagagaagcagaatgaaataattaaactgCAGATAGAG TTCAATGCTAAATTGGCAAGagttcagaacaaaacaacaaaatcattttcagacGCTTCTGTTCTGCCACAAAGCATCTATCGGAGG AAACTACAGCACCtccaggaggagaaaaacaaggaaattgAGATCCTCCGAAACACCATAAGAGACTTAGAGCAACGTCTTAATAAAGTCCAAGATCTGAGCTTGAAACGGAGGCGGTTTTAA